GGCGCGGGGTGGACGTCTGCCGGCGCCAGTCCCAGTCGATAGCCCAAGCGGCATTGTAGCAATCCAAGCGTAAAGTCCGCGCGCGTTGGAGAAAGGCGTCGAACATATCTGGACCGCGGCTACGCCCAGTGGCCGATGCTTCCGCAGGCATGGACAAGCGGGTCGACCACAGATCGGTGCCCGGCCCCAGTTCGGCAAGCGCATCAATCGAAGACGGGCTATTGTCGGTGACGAGCTCTACCAATGTGCTGGTCATGAGGCCGAACAGATCGACGCGAAGCGCATCGGCACCCGTCCGGCCGTTGTGGTGGCTGAAGTGGATGCGTCCGACGCCGTTCATGTCGAGCGCCATGGCCGCGAATCGTTGTGCCTGCAGCGCGCGTTCAGTCCGCCAGAAGGTCCAGTGGAGTAATCCCTTGTCAGCCAATGTCGTAAATGTCGCCGTCGTTGTGACGATCGTGATGGGAGGGGCAAAGTGCCGGTTCGGGTTGGTTGCATGTAGCGCGAACAGGCGCTGATATTCGGACCATTCCATTTGGCGCGTATCCGCCGCCAGCGGATCCAGCGCCCAGATCACCTCCTGGCTATCGTGCAGGATGATTGCGAACCGGGGGCATTCGCTCTGCTCCAACGCAGCCAAATTTTTCGGGTGCATCAAGGCATGATGCTTGGCGTGCATCATGCTGCGAATGGTTGCATGGTCGCGTTCGGAATTGGCCAGCATGCTTTCCGGGCGTTTGCGATAGAGGAACCCGAAATCTTCGCAATTGACGCCGACAAAGCCCTGCTCTGCTGCTGTCAGAAAGAAATCCCAATCCTCCCAGCCAAGAGTGAAGCCTTCGTCGAACAGGATGCCCGCCTCAAAGACGCGACGATGCACCAAACTGCCGGCTTCGCTGATATTGGTGTCGGTGTGGATCAGCCGCGAATAGTCGCCCCCCATGTCGCCGTGCCATGCCAGTCCGAACATGTCGATGCTGGGATAGACCCAGCCGGCATCGGGGTGCGCGTCCAGCGTTGCCATCGCTTTAGCGATCGCATGGGGCCTCAGCCGGTTGTCGGCATCCAGGAAATAGATAGCCTCAACGCCGGGCAGATGGGCCAGTACATAGCGGATGCCGGCATTGCGGGCCGAACTGAGGCCGCCATTTGGTTTGCGGACATAGCGAACCCGGTCAGGATAGGCCGACGCATATTCCCGGCAGATGTCGTCGGTTTCCGGATGCGGACAGCCGTCATTGACGAGGACGAGCATGATCCCAAACGGCGCTTCCTGCTCCAATGCGGCCTCGATCGCTTCGCCGACCAGCGTCGGATGTCGAAAGGCGGGAACGACGATTGCAACACGGGGGGGCAGGGGGAGCGATGACGCCATCGTTCTAGAATTCGAGCCGGGCGTTGGAAAAGACTGCCCACCCGAATTCGAAGCTGGAATAGGGAGCGAGTCGCGTCATCAGATACAGATCCAGTGGTTCCTGGGCGATATCGCCCAGATCAATATGGATCTGGCTTTGCTCCATCGCTGTAATCTGCTGCCAAGGCGGATTGTGCGCTAAGGCAAAGGCGGGCAGGTCCAGTTGGGACGAGGCGCGCTGGGTGGGCGACGCCACCACTGCCGCATATTCGACTTGCGGAGCGGCATGATGCCTGGTGCAGATATCGATACTGATCCGGCGAACGCCCCTGGGAATGGCCTGGCGCAACCGCCCGACCGACAGGCCTTGGCCCATCGGGTGGACCAACAGGCCAGCCAAGTCGTCGCGAAAGTGGAAATGCGGATTTTCGGGATTGAGATTTTCGGCCTGACGAAACATTTCGAGCGGGATGTTCCGGACCTTGGGCGGGTGGCTGTCATCGAGATGACCATCCATCGTCAGCGGGGCCGCGCATCCAGGCACGAAAATCCAGGTTTTCAGGGCGAGCGTCTCGCCACTGGTGCAATCATTGACGAGCGCGTTGAAACGCGGGTCGGGGTGCGGTTCCCCCAGATCCAGCGCGAGAGCATCGCGGCCAGTCCAGGTGCAGCGCAGGCGCGGCGTACGCCTGTCCGCTCCCAGAGCGACCGGCAGGGACAGGCGAAGCCAGCCGGGCGTCAGCATGGCTGCGGTCACGGTCCAGCAGGCATGTTGCATTTCGTCTTCGACCGTTTCCAAACGGCACAGCAGGACGCCGTCGGGGGCGGGCTGGGCCGCGACGTGAATGGCGATGTCCGTCATGCCGTCACTGCTGCCGGGGAAACGTTGGACCAGCGTATCGCTGTCGCCCAGGTGCAAAACACGCGTCGGTATCTGGGGTGGCAGCGCCGCAGTGAGTTTTCGCGCCGCGCCGCCACTGGCCTGGACGAACTGCTCCAGCTTGCCGAACGCGGCCTGAATATCTGCCATTTCGCGTCGCACAGCGGCAAGGGCACGGTTCAGGGCGATGTTGCGCTCGGTCTTCTGTGCGTTGCCGTCGAGTAGTCGATCGATCATCCGCGATTGAAACAGGGCCTCCAAGGCATGAGCATCATGGCAATCGATGAAATCGATATCTTGGATGCCGAGTTTCAGCAGGAGATCGGATGTCGGCAGCAGGGTGCGCAATTGATCGCGCGCCTGGTCAGAGAAGGCGAAGGCGCCCAAGGTCCGGGTCGATATCGCATCGACATCGAGAATTGCTTCAGGAATGAAATTGGAT
The sequence above is drawn from the Sphingobium sp. AP49 genome and encodes:
- a CDS encoding DUF6212 domain-containing protein is translated as MHEKQHQFYILAHEADRAVFRQFDCSFRLILIDDRGNLSNFIPEAILDVDAISTRTLGAFAFSDQARDQLRTLLPTSDLLLKLGIQDIDFIDCHDAHALEALFQSRMIDRLLDGNAQKTERNIALNRALAAVRREMADIQAAFGKLEQFVQASGGAARKLTAALPPQIPTRVLHLGDSDTLVQRFPGSSDGMTDIAIHVAAQPAPDGVLLCRLETVEDEMQHACWTVTAAMLTPGWLRLSLPVALGADRRTPRLRCTWTGRDALALDLGEPHPDPRFNALVNDCTSGETLALKTWIFVPGCAAPLTMDGHLDDSHPPKVRNIPLEMFRQAENLNPENPHFHFRDDLAGLLVHPMGQGLSVGRLRQAIPRGVRRISIDICTRHHAAPQVEYAAVVASPTQRASSQLDLPAFALAHNPPWQQITAMEQSQIHIDLGDIAQEPLDLYLMTRLAPYSSFEFGWAVFSNARLEF
- a CDS encoding glycosyltransferase, whose translation is MASSLPLPPRVAIVVPAFRHPTLVGEAIEAALEQEAPFGIMLVLVNDGCPHPETDDICREYASAYPDRVRYVRKPNGGLSSARNAGIRYVLAHLPGVEAIYFLDADNRLRPHAIAKAMATLDAHPDAGWVYPSIDMFGLAWHGDMGGDYSRLIHTDTNISEAGSLVHRRVFEAGILFDEGFTLGWEDWDFFLTAAEQGFVGVNCEDFGFLYRKRPESMLANSERDHATIRSMMHAKHHALMHPKNLAALEQSECPRFAIILHDSQEVIWALDPLAADTRQMEWSEYQRLFALHATNPNRHFAPPITIVTTTATFTTLADKGLLHWTFWRTERALQAQRFAAMALDMNGVGRIHFSHHNGRTGADALRVDLFGLMTSTLVELVTDNSPSSIDALAELGPGTDLWSTRLSMPAEASATGRSRGPDMFDAFLQRARTLRLDCYNAAWAIDWDWRRQTSTPRRHTHLIARNAFHGAPAYPWAGGKGRNVGFILPLVEFGGVEKVAINLARGLRAHGWHPHLIVVGATDIRMPDEWRQQFDTISFLDDPDCHIWDENDRQYFGTSVPHWATGNNHAIALGMLYWLDVAIGFHAGGLLGVMGQLRRWGVRTVTSLHVSDQTSMGRPKGNTYLATAFEHAIDLFAPCSLMLADWCRGMGIPPAKIVPVQNVAGYDESQERLAALHHARRARPIDAPLRILFLGRFDGQKGIDHLSRIYRETVRYGLNVEWRIIGKSVIGGDGYIAPADLQAIAEAPLISDAELTNAYGWADVLLLPSLYEGLPLTVLEAMRAGVVPIVTDVGAVREVVTDAANGFILPKEGLEMICLDRIKTLADDRDLLHRLAGQAYADRSSRTWQQATEQLSQRLLC